From a region of the Leptospira kmetyi serovar Malaysia str. Bejo-Iso9 genome:
- a CDS encoding mucoidy inhibitor MuiA family protein → MKNSNFGIFSMFKVFAFRFEDRKAKSGKEIAGFLFFLAIGFLFFPLNAREVELKVQDVTLYESSAGVLRSGRINLEPGLNELLIRNLPVALQDESLVASVEAPGASVVGSSTWIETGAIIHNEEALDLQKKIRVLEKEIEGYEGKDSNLKNLKKILVDTRLKLSEMISKNLFYKKNEADSKKWFQSLSGNRQAIQNALNSNQEVTRSIRDLRKKLSELRDKLGVILSLSEKSSRITKVLISFNGAEKKEAKLNLTYQSGGVSWKPFYSVRMDGREKIELEYLAEINQESGEDWNNINLLLSTSSPDVSGRRPRLSSQKLYDQKKQTNKDGLVAVQNQSSTAGEANIAPEVESPEAGTDPTTGSSEESGSGFLFRYSKPVTLLSRKESKKLSLASFSTDAAFTALYVPALKRYPLIKGSFKNLSGFPLLPGEAAVFRQAGMVGTSSFGYVSPGEKADISFGSENEIRAIYRKESNQTKEGLLSGTKVIEKLIRVELENFGKESRSISFQESIPVSGVESVKITIDSETTQGYAEVRKDSGILEWKLDLKPNQKKEIRLKYKVSFPAEFDLHL, encoded by the coding sequence ATGAAAAATTCAAATTTTGGAATATTCTCTATGTTTAAAGTTTTTGCTTTTAGGTTTGAGGATCGCAAGGCGAAATCGGGGAAGGAAATCGCAGGATTTTTATTCTTTCTTGCGATCGGATTTTTATTTTTCCCCTTAAACGCAAGAGAAGTGGAACTCAAGGTTCAAGACGTAACCTTATACGAATCTTCCGCCGGAGTTTTGAGAAGCGGAAGAATCAATTTGGAACCGGGACTCAACGAACTTCTCATTCGAAATCTTCCCGTTGCGCTTCAGGACGAATCCCTCGTCGCATCCGTGGAAGCGCCCGGGGCGTCCGTAGTCGGTTCGAGCACTTGGATCGAAACCGGCGCGATCATTCACAACGAAGAGGCGTTGGATCTTCAAAAGAAAATCCGGGTTTTGGAAAAGGAAATCGAAGGTTACGAAGGAAAGGATTCGAACCTGAAGAATCTGAAAAAAATTCTCGTGGATACGAGACTCAAACTTTCGGAAATGATTTCCAAAAATCTTTTCTATAAAAAGAACGAGGCCGATTCCAAAAAATGGTTTCAATCCCTTTCCGGAAATCGTCAGGCCATTCAGAACGCATTGAATTCCAATCAGGAAGTCACACGTTCGATTCGGGATCTTCGGAAAAAACTTTCCGAACTCAGGGATAAACTCGGCGTGATTCTTTCCTTGTCCGAAAAATCCTCTCGAATCACGAAGGTTCTGATCAGTTTCAACGGCGCGGAAAAAAAAGAAGCCAAGCTGAATCTTACGTATCAATCCGGCGGAGTTTCTTGGAAACCTTTCTATTCGGTGCGCATGGACGGAAGGGAGAAGATCGAACTCGAATATCTCGCGGAGATCAATCAGGAAAGCGGAGAAGATTGGAACAATATTAATCTTTTATTATCTACTTCCAGCCCCGACGTAAGCGGAAGAAGACCCCGTCTTTCCAGTCAAAAGTTATACGATCAGAAAAAACAAACGAACAAAGACGGGCTGGTCGCCGTACAAAATCAAAGTTCGACCGCGGGAGAAGCGAACATCGCTCCCGAAGTGGAATCACCCGAAGCGGGAACCGATCCGACCACGGGAAGTAGCGAAGAATCGGGTAGCGGATTTTTGTTTCGTTATTCGAAACCGGTGACTCTTCTATCCAGAAAAGAATCCAAAAAATTATCGCTCGCTTCGTTCTCGACGGACGCGGCGTTTACTGCATTGTATGTTCCCGCGTTGAAACGTTATCCGCTCATTAAAGGAAGTTTTAAAAATCTTTCCGGATTTCCGCTTCTTCCGGGAGAGGCGGCGGTGTTTCGCCAAGCGGGTATGGTGGGAACATCCAGCTTCGGTTATGTAAGTCCGGGCGAAAAAGCGGATATATCTTTCGGATCCGAAAACGAAATCCGCGCGATCTATAGAAAAGAATCGAATCAAACCAAAGAAGGTCTTCTTTCGGGAACGAAGGTGATCGAAAAATTGATTCGAGTGGAGCTTGAAAATTTCGGAAAAGAATCCAGATCGATTTCGTTTCAGGAATCGATTCCGGTTTCGGGCGTGGAAAGCGTGAAAATTACGATCGATTCGGAAACGACTCAGGGTTACGCGGAAGTTAGAAAGGATTCCGGAATTCTCGAATGGAAATTGGATCTAAAACCGAATCAAAAAAAGGAAATCAGACTGAAGTATAAGGTCAGTTTTCCGGCGGAATTCGATCTACATCTGTGA
- a CDS encoding DUF4139 domain-containing protein, which yields MRQSFQTLRIEKKLFPILILIFLILTAPAVKGQDESDSAETDERSVGERIAATTPEKVDSSRIQSVVLYSSFAYVTRNLRTKIKAGSSEIYLGEIPDHVSERTISVRFPDSSKKIKIRGIRARIRVERKARTKEIASLLKRQEALNDQIELLSSEIQELIEEEKTIVKISPTIKKDPAPQEEIADPEFLSGFQKQYQEHLNQLSLIRQKKLEALDQVREEGLVADARLDHLGRLEAKQKKEIYLETETSDDSETLIEYKYLIPGASWFPRYSLQLTDESRSGDLSWFALVRNDTGEDWDKVKLFFTASNPDLDIDLPIVREWRIQTQSSVEDMKQQAYNDNEESVAFEARDEAPSPSAGAAREKKKEEYKVSGKISKRAASKSDGYAQSNAPAKNAPAPMEQSRQIIQQNYSNRANSLRTEDNLNQLKNDLANQQYNFNSGQYDQANYYGQEALKKFSQLSDFSRKELNSIETYTEELLRKGSLILSSQKVPGGLIPPSPLEGFDYQYASGISETIPSDRSLNKVFLKKKNLSLTPGYSTSPLAGPGAYLTVEASNSEGEPLLAGPMEVFSGNTLLGNTVLSVSKPGEAIRMELGQDRDILVNRRETSFEQKEGVISSRTKIKYKVSIEIKNRKKRSAAVTLIDRVPYTVDDSVEIKFDFGKDVPTKNEEGILTYKMELPPGGKRIIEFEYSVSHPADNRLIRTPGSGGY from the coding sequence ATGCGACAATCCTTTCAAACGTTGCGGATTGAAAAAAAATTATTTCCAATTTTGATCCTTATCTTTTTGATTTTAACGGCTCCGGCCGTTAAAGGTCAGGACGAGAGCGATTCCGCGGAAACCGACGAACGGTCCGTAGGCGAACGAATCGCGGCCACCACGCCGGAAAAAGTCGATTCTTCCCGAATTCAATCCGTCGTTTTGTATTCGAGCTTCGCTTATGTTACGAGAAATCTAAGAACCAAGATCAAAGCGGGAAGTTCCGAAATTTATCTCGGTGAGATTCCCGATCACGTTTCGGAAAGAACGATATCGGTTCGTTTTCCGGATTCTTCCAAGAAGATCAAGATCCGTGGAATTCGAGCAAGAATCCGCGTGGAAAGAAAGGCGAGAACGAAGGAAATCGCCTCCTTGCTAAAGCGACAAGAAGCCCTCAACGATCAGATAGAACTTTTGAGTTCCGAAATTCAGGAATTGATCGAAGAGGAAAAGACGATCGTAAAAATTTCTCCAACGATCAAAAAGGATCCGGCTCCGCAAGAGGAGATCGCCGATCCGGAATTCTTATCCGGTTTTCAAAAACAATATCAGGAACATCTCAATCAGTTGTCTTTGATCCGTCAGAAAAAACTCGAAGCGCTCGATCAGGTTCGTGAAGAAGGTCTGGTCGCGGACGCGCGTTTGGATCATCTCGGAAGACTCGAAGCGAAACAGAAAAAGGAAATTTATCTCGAAACGGAAACATCGGACGATTCCGAAACGTTGATCGAATATAAGTATTTGATTCCGGGTGCGAGTTGGTTTCCGAGATATTCTCTTCAACTAACGGATGAATCCAGAAGCGGAGATCTCAGTTGGTTCGCCCTCGTTCGAAACGATACGGGTGAAGATTGGGATAAGGTAAAACTTTTTTTCACCGCTTCCAATCCGGACTTGGACATCGATCTTCCGATCGTAAGAGAATGGAGAATTCAAACTCAGTCTTCCGTCGAAGACATGAAACAACAAGCGTACAACGACAACGAAGAAAGCGTCGCTTTTGAAGCGAGAGACGAAGCGCCGTCTCCTTCCGCTGGAGCCGCGAGGGAAAAGAAAAAAGAGGAATATAAGGTCTCGGGAAAAATCAGCAAACGCGCCGCTTCGAAATCGGACGGTTACGCGCAGAGTAACGCACCTGCAAAGAATGCGCCGGCTCCGATGGAACAATCGCGTCAGATCATTCAGCAAAATTATTCCAACCGGGCGAATTCTCTTAGAACCGAAGACAATCTCAATCAACTGAAGAACGATCTCGCGAATCAGCAATACAACTTCAACAGCGGACAATACGATCAGGCGAATTACTACGGACAGGAAGCTCTGAAAAAATTCTCACAACTTTCGGATTTTTCCCGTAAAGAATTGAACTCGATCGAAACGTATACGGAAGAATTACTTCGTAAAGGAAGTCTGATTCTTTCTTCTCAAAAAGTTCCGGGAGGTTTGATTCCTCCTTCTCCTTTGGAAGGTTTTGATTATCAGTACGCTTCCGGAATTTCGGAAACGATTCCTTCGGATCGTTCTCTCAATAAGGTTTTTCTAAAGAAGAAAAACTTATCCTTAACGCCGGGTTATTCCACTTCTCCGCTCGCAGGTCCGGGCGCGTATCTTACCGTCGAAGCGTCGAACTCGGAAGGGGAACCCTTGCTCGCAGGACCGATGGAAGTTTTTTCGGGTAATACGCTTTTGGGCAACACGGTTCTCAGCGTAAGCAAGCCCGGAGAAGCGATTCGAATGGAACTCGGTCAGGATCGGGACATTCTCGTAAATCGACGCGAGACATCCTTTGAACAAAAGGAAGGCGTGATTTCGTCCCGAACAAAGATCAAATACAAGGTCAGCATAGAAATCAAAAACCGCAAAAAAAGAAGCGCGGCGGTCACTTTGATCGATCGCGTTCCTTACACCGTGGACGACAGCGTGGAAATCAAATTCGATTTCGGTAAGGACGTTCCGACTAAAAACGAGGAAGGAATTTTGACTTACAAGATGGAACTTCCTCCCGGCGGAAAAAGAATTATAGAATTTGAATATTCAGTAAGTCATCCGGCCGACAATCGTCTGATTAGAACCCCGGGTTCCGGAGGATACTAA
- a CDS encoding sterol desaturase family protein, translating into MEKNLIELITPVFFVLLVVELIVGYAVKKPVYRFKDSVSNLTAGIYMQVFTVFVTVGLLSIYAWVYKNFGMFKISDTSVWGWIACYVLADFCYYWYHRLGHEINVFWASHVAHHQSEDYNYTVALRQGIFQNLFSLPFYLPLAVIGFSPLMFVLCIQVNFAYQFWIHTRLIGKLGILEYILNTPSQHRVHHARNPKYIDKNYAGTFAIWDRMLGTYIEEEDEPIFGIVKPLQTWSPVHAQIHHFEDLFKMAWKTKNWKDKFLVWFKPPGWQPSDIGEFISPPEIDKKTYKKFNTHIPATLMTYSAVQFALGIGASMIYIEFKKELPLFEMLILGFYVLWTFWNISAIFETKTSGMISEIVRMSSIAAISFLFPMDFTGVEKLRMLLSEEWILALPRILQIGSLVSLTVLGSFLISQKRFFSVRGQKAQAQSTF; encoded by the coding sequence ATGGAAAAGAATCTCATCGAGTTGATCACTCCCGTATTTTTTGTTCTGCTGGTTGTGGAACTGATCGTCGGATACGCGGTAAAAAAACCGGTATATCGATTTAAGGATTCCGTAAGCAATCTGACGGCGGGAATTTATATGCAGGTATTTACGGTGTTCGTCACCGTCGGTCTTTTGTCGATTTACGCGTGGGTATATAAGAATTTTGGAATGTTCAAAATTTCCGATACTTCCGTCTGGGGATGGATCGCTTGTTACGTGCTCGCGGATTTTTGCTACTACTGGTATCATCGTCTCGGCCACGAAATCAACGTGTTCTGGGCGTCCCACGTCGCGCATCATCAAAGCGAGGACTACAATTATACGGTCGCCTTAAGACAGGGAATTTTTCAGAATTTATTCTCTCTTCCGTTTTATCTTCCGCTTGCTGTGATCGGATTTTCTCCGTTGATGTTCGTGCTTTGTATCCAAGTGAACTTCGCTTATCAATTTTGGATTCATACGCGATTGATCGGAAAATTGGGAATTCTCGAATACATACTCAACACGCCTTCTCAACATAGAGTACATCACGCCCGCAATCCCAAATACATCGATAAAAATTACGCTGGAACTTTTGCGATTTGGGATAGAATGCTCGGAACTTATATCGAAGAGGAAGACGAACCGATTTTCGGAATCGTAAAACCGCTTCAGACTTGGAGCCCGGTTCACGCGCAGATTCATCACTTCGAAGATCTTTTTAAAATGGCTTGGAAAACCAAAAACTGGAAGGATAAGTTTCTGGTTTGGTTCAAGCCTCCCGGTTGGCAACCTTCCGATATCGGGGAATTCATCTCACCTCCCGAAATCGATAAAAAGACATACAAAAAGTTTAATACTCATATTCCGGCGACTTTGATGACCTATTCGGCGGTTCAATTCGCGTTGGGAATCGGAGCTTCCATGATCTACATCGAATTCAAGAAGGAGCTTCCTTTGTTCGAAATGTTGATCCTCGGATTCTACGTTCTTTGGACTTTCTGGAACATCAGCGCGATTTTCGAAACCAAAACGAGCGGAATGATTTCCGAAATCGTAAGAATGAGTTCGATCGCGGCAATTTCTTTCCTATTTCCGATGGATTTTACCGGGGTGGAAAAACTGAGAATGTTGTTAAGCGAAGAATGGATTCTCGCTTTGCCGAGAATTCTCCAGATCGGATCGCTCGTTTCCTTAACCGTTCTCGGAAGTTTTTTAATCAGTCAGAAACGATTCTTTTCGGTTCGAGGTCAAAAGGCCCAAGCCCAGAGTACTTTCTGA
- a CDS encoding OmpP1/FadL family transporter, with translation MKILKLKRTFGIGLLIGIGFAKEIKAGSYGDIYGAHPAAAGMGSAVTAIVNNSSAVFYNPAGLGRLSEGDLILASIEKEARTNGAENPENKDAAPPPPPADPNDPANQQPTVVGPWYKRFWADTKEGFTKEVFKYKPANRPERSVHEVSFQYHYANPDSHTTAPRNQNITKIRDSFVGLGLTLNLNDMFDMGRGLRFGINALVPGSGNLLTLNDQNPTVPRYLQQGISNERPTIMGGLGLEIWKDRLFAGVGFTATAGGTGSILMKDVPISPDPVSANSQVILTVKPLVNPTYGLQFSYGKFSLGASYKRETVTQIDPVPARAQTTLLGIQLDFDLAILDGFNPRVFSYGVAFRPNDRLVLSFDMNRELWSQFKMSRIKEKYSEAFYLHDTTNFRIGAEYSLFKFLKTRIGFATRPTPLPAMPGANNWMDSDRNIYSLGFSYIFSPTTFKFMNRLRKPVIFDIVFENHQLKAMEVNKYHPTERNPNYSYGGYIWTVGVSMTIFF, from the coding sequence TTGAAAATTCTCAAGTTGAAAAGAACATTCGGGATAGGATTACTCATCGGGATCGGCTTTGCAAAAGAAATTAAGGCCGGAAGTTACGGGGACATTTACGGGGCGCATCCGGCCGCCGCGGGGATGGGAAGTGCGGTAACGGCAATCGTCAATAATTCTTCGGCGGTATTTTATAATCCTGCGGGACTCGGAAGACTTTCCGAGGGAGATTTGATTCTTGCTTCGATCGAAAAAGAAGCGAGAACCAACGGAGCGGAAAATCCGGAGAATAAGGACGCGGCTCCTCCGCCTCCACCGGCGGATCCGAACGATCCTGCAAATCAACAACCCACCGTTGTCGGGCCTTGGTACAAACGTTTTTGGGCCGATACGAAAGAAGGTTTCACAAAGGAAGTTTTTAAATACAAACCGGCCAATCGACCCGAACGAAGCGTTCACGAGGTAAGCTTTCAATATCATTACGCGAATCCGGATTCGCATACGACAGCGCCGCGAAATCAGAATATTACAAAAATTAGAGATAGTTTCGTAGGTCTCGGTCTAACCCTCAACTTGAACGATATGTTCGATATGGGAAGAGGTCTTCGTTTCGGAATCAACGCCCTCGTTCCGGGAAGTGGAAATCTTCTTACACTCAACGATCAAAACCCCACCGTTCCACGTTATCTGCAACAGGGGATCAGTAACGAAAGACCGACGATCATGGGCGGTCTCGGTTTGGAAATTTGGAAGGATCGTTTGTTTGCCGGGGTCGGTTTTACCGCGACCGCGGGTGGAACCGGAAGTATCTTGATGAAGGACGTTCCGATTTCCCCCGATCCCGTTTCAGCCAATTCTCAGGTGATTCTTACCGTAAAACCTTTGGTCAATCCGACGTACGGTCTTCAATTCTCTTACGGAAAGTTCAGCTTAGGTGCTTCTTACAAACGTGAAACCGTGACTCAGATCGATCCGGTTCCCGCGAGAGCGCAGACGACTCTTCTCGGAATTCAATTGGATTTCGATCTCGCGATTCTGGACGGATTCAATCCGAGAGTTTTTTCATACGGGGTTGCGTTCCGACCGAACGACCGATTGGTTCTCAGTTTCGATATGAACCGGGAACTCTGGAGTCAGTTTAAGATGTCCCGTATCAAGGAAAAATATTCAGAAGCGTTTTATCTTCACGACACGACCAACTTCCGGATCGGAGCGGAGTATTCTCTGTTTAAATTCTTAAAAACGAGAATCGGATTTGCGACAAGACCGACTCCGTTGCCCGCGATGCCGGGAGCGAACAACTGGATGGATTCGGATCGAAACATCTATAGTTTAGGTTTTTCTTATATATTCAGCCCGACCACGTTTAAATTTATGAACCGCTTGAGAAAGCCGGTGATCTTCGACATCGTTTTCGAAAACCACCAGTTGAAAGCTATGGAAGTGAATAAATACCATCCTACGGAAAGAAATCCGAATTATTCTTACGGCGGATATATCTGGACGGTGGGCGTTTCTATGACCATCTTCTTCTGA
- a CDS encoding chloride channel protein codes for MKTETVKQPIFRISGRRSLYFYCILTGIVSGLGAFVFSRILAVCEYIFLDRAAGLSLPHASGEFLIDSNDAIHWGLPFSDEYRPWILFFLPIMGGLLTGWIVNRFSPESGGTGSDAMIDAFHNQEGKMNPVVSLIKSIATIFTLASGGSGGKEGPISQIGAGFGSLLATILKAGARARRTLLLAGTAGGLGAIFHAPLGGALTSVEMIYREDIESDSLIPCIISSVSAYLVYCSLNGFNTVYRVADTEFSRYTDLIFYLGLGVLCFVCGDVFIRIFRKVQNFSFRLRISPIVKPALGGVLIGTVGLFLPETIGTGAGVLQVALDGKDPVGTQGLLSASFQTKGLWLVAVFFILAGIKILTTSFTIGTGGSAGMFGPSLFIGGMLGGGVGTLAKVLVYPELSVASFILVGMGAFYAGVASAPIAGMIMICEMIGSYTLLPPLMVVSILTFVLSHKLSLYKAQKETRFQSPAHFWDMNRDFLEEIQVKTWKNRLRTIAVAREDMLLSALEEEALKIQASDYVVLDREDQYLGILSLRKARHTLESRNVAGNLITVGDVTDTSAPYGKPEDSLASLLKILIDQDLDKIAIVDQNRFIGYLRFADLMKIYFENTFPKSVKSNLSPTKNGT; via the coding sequence ATGAAAACGGAAACAGTGAAACAACCGATTTTTCGAATCAGTGGAAGAAGGTCCTTATACTTCTATTGTATTCTTACGGGAATCGTTTCGGGTTTGGGCGCGTTCGTATTCTCGAGAATTCTTGCCGTTTGCGAATATATATTCTTAGATCGGGCCGCGGGCCTTTCGCTTCCTCACGCTTCGGGAGAATTTTTGATCGATTCGAACGATGCGATCCATTGGGGACTTCCTTTCTCGGACGAATATCGTCCTTGGATCTTATTCTTTCTTCCGATCATGGGCGGACTTCTTACCGGTTGGATCGTAAATCGTTTTTCACCCGAGTCGGGCGGAACCGGATCGGATGCGATGATCGACGCCTTTCATAATCAAGAAGGAAAGATGAATCCTGTCGTTTCGCTTATCAAATCCATCGCCACGATTTTTACGTTGGCCAGCGGAGGAAGCGGCGGTAAGGAAGGACCGATTTCGCAAATCGGCGCCGGTTTCGGTTCCTTGCTTGCCACGATTTTAAAAGCCGGAGCCAGAGCGCGACGAACTCTTTTGTTGGCGGGAACAGCGGGAGGATTGGGCGCGATCTTTCACGCTCCGCTCGGGGGAGCGCTTACTTCGGTGGAAATGATCTACCGGGAAGACATCGAAAGTGATTCTTTGATTCCATGTATTATCTCGTCGGTTTCCGCTTATTTGGTTTATTGTTCTCTCAACGGATTCAACACGGTTTATCGAGTTGCGGATACGGAGTTTTCCAGATATACGGATCTGATTTTTTATTTGGGATTGGGCGTGCTCTGTTTCGTATGCGGCGACGTTTTTATTCGGATTTTCAGAAAGGTTCAAAATTTTTCCTTTCGGTTGAGAATTTCACCCATCGTTAAACCCGCGTTAGGTGGTGTTCTGATCGGAACCGTCGGACTTTTTTTACCGGAGACGATCGGAACCGGCGCCGGAGTTCTTCAAGTGGCTTTGGACGGAAAAGATCCGGTGGGAACCCAAGGTTTATTATCCGCTTCGTTTCAAACGAAAGGACTTTGGTTGGTCGCCGTGTTTTTTATCTTAGCGGGAATCAAAATTCTCACCACGTCGTTTACGATCGGAACCGGCGGGTCCGCGGGTATGTTCGGTCCTTCTCTTTTTATCGGAGGAATGTTGGGCGGGGGAGTGGGAACTCTTGCCAAGGTGCTCGTGTATCCCGAACTTTCCGTGGCTTCTTTTATCTTGGTGGGAATGGGAGCGTTTTACGCGGGCGTTGCGAGCGCGCCGATCGCGGGGATGATAATGATCTGCGAGATGATCGGAAGTTATACGCTCTTACCTCCTTTGATGGTCGTTTCGATTTTAACGTTCGTGCTCAGTCATAAGTTGAGTTTGTATAAGGCGCAAAAGGAAACCAGATTTCAATCGCCCGCGCATTTCTGGGATATGAACCGGGATTTTTTGGAGGAGATTCAAGTGAAAACTTGGAAGAATCGACTTCGAACGATCGCGGTTGCCAGAGAAGATATGTTGCTTTCCGCGTTGGAGGAAGAGGCCCTAAAAATTCAGGCGAGCGACTACGTGGTCTTGGATCGAGAGGATCAATATCTGGGAATTCTTTCTCTCCGAAAAGCCAGACATACGCTTGAATCCAGAAACGTCGCCGGAAATCTCATAACGGTGGGAGACGTTACCGATACTTCGGCTCCTTACGGAAAACCCGAGGATTCTTTGGCGAGTTTATTGAAGATTCTTATAGATCAGGATTTGGATAAAATCGCGATCGTGGATCAGAATCGGTTTATCGGTTATCTTAGATTTGCGGATCTTATGAAAATCTATTTCGAAAATACGTTTCCGAAAAGCGTCAAATCAAACCTTTCCCCTACGAAAAACGGAACATAA
- a CDS encoding CPBP family intramembrane glutamic endopeptidase — MLVTETHDPMESLENTGNPQKKPFEPILIAFQQLLVLILGTYILLPLIATSIVLTVLISKELPSDFPYLDGDTRAQIYKETTEKFQKEIQSDTKQIYQRYIEVMVKEKPWLLIVDRLIWALCFILPAYFILVKFFKAEYANLSDPFDLKTMFTGVGLGALVFLFVIVFGFFLTKIFGKQTPNEFQEALFKEMKGNRSLLLWSLYSVGLITGIVEEVFFRGFCLKQFQGRGLEMPGLLFTSVVFGLVHYSGQTSVSVPILLSFVGMFFGLFYLRTGNIWYSISAHVSYNSIMLLIAYFKGGEIQ, encoded by the coding sequence ATGCTTGTAACCGAGACTCACGATCCGATGGAATCCTTAGAAAATACCGGTAATCCGCAAAAGAAGCCGTTCGAACCGATCTTGATCGCGTTTCAACAGCTTCTGGTTTTGATACTGGGAACTTATATTCTTCTTCCCTTAATCGCCACTTCGATCGTTCTTACGGTTTTGATTTCTAAGGAACTGCCGAGCGATTTTCCGTATTTGGACGGAGATACGAGAGCGCAGATTTACAAGGAAACAACGGAGAAATTTCAGAAGGAAATTCAATCCGATACGAAGCAGATCTATCAGCGTTATATCGAGGTGATGGTAAAGGAAAAACCTTGGCTTCTAATCGTGGATCGATTGATCTGGGCCCTTTGTTTTATTCTTCCCGCTTATTTTATTTTGGTGAAGTTCTTCAAGGCGGAATACGCCAATCTCAGCGATCCGTTTGATTTAAAGACGATGTTCACGGGCGTCGGGCTCGGAGCCTTGGTGTTTTTGTTCGTGATCGTTTTCGGTTTTTTCCTGACTAAGATTTTCGGAAAACAAACACCGAACGAATTTCAAGAAGCCCTTTTTAAGGAGATGAAAGGGAACCGCTCCTTATTGCTCTGGTCTCTTTACAGCGTGGGTTTGATCACCGGAATCGTGGAAGAGGTTTTCTTCCGCGGCTTTTGTCTAAAACAGTTTCAAGGAAGAGGTTTGGAAATGCCCGGACTTCTTTTTACGTCGGTGGTTTTCGGATTGGTGCATTACAGCGGCCAAACCTCGGTAAGTGTTCCGATTCTCCTGAGTTTTGTGGGAATGTTTTTCGGACTTTTTTATCTGAGAACGGGAAATATCTGGTATTCCATTTCGGCTCACGTTAGTTACAATTCCATCATGCTCTTGATCGCGTATTTCAAAGGAGGAGAAATTCAGTGA
- a CDS encoding LysM peptidoglycan-binding domain-containing M23 family metallopeptidase — translation MKRSLKYPIGMFAVLFSVLFFKSPIDSRQKTELLKNLDYNNQSVKRLREDVKNNLKVSVSNLERSELTSLEFYRYVVKKEDNFFKIMARTGMDIDTISSVNSLSSPYDIYPGMELLIPNMRGIYDSDERENSPSVQKKLSKKYNLAEKFISFDESKGFWFIPGKGLPKEERSFFYGMAFYRPLGEEGIISSRFGKRKDPFTRKETFHGGLDIAADEGTPVYASADGEVSFSDKKGGYGNLIILGHRLGYETLYGHLSSISVRPGEKVRKGQKIGEVGQTGRATGNHLHFEVRRFNQRQRPVFKDHA, via the coding sequence ATGAAACGTTCTCTCAAGTATCCAATCGGAATGTTCGCCGTTCTTTTCTCGGTTCTTTTTTTTAAAAGTCCGATCGATTCCCGGCAAAAAACGGAACTTCTGAAAAACTTAGATTACAACAACCAATCCGTAAAACGTCTCCGAGAGGATGTGAAGAACAATTTGAAAGTATCCGTTTCCAATTTGGAAAGATCGGAACTCACATCTCTCGAATTCTATCGTTACGTGGTCAAAAAAGAGGACAACTTCTTCAAGATCATGGCCCGGACCGGAATGGACATCGACACGATCTCCTCGGTCAACAGCCTTTCTTCTCCCTATGATATTTATCCGGGAATGGAACTTCTGATTCCGAACATGCGCGGAATTTACGATTCGGATGAAAGGGAGAATTCTCCATCCGTTCAGAAAAAACTTTCCAAGAAATACAATCTTGCGGAGAAATTTATTTCCTTCGACGAAAGCAAAGGTTTCTGGTTTATTCCCGGCAAAGGACTTCCGAAAGAGGAACGTTCCTTTTTTTACGGAATGGCTTTTTATCGACCCTTAGGCGAAGAAGGAATCATTTCGTCTCGATTCGGAAAAAGAAAAGATCCTTTTACGCGAAAGGAAACGTTTCACGGCGGATTGGATATCGCCGCGGACGAAGGAACTCCGGTTTACGCTTCCGCCGACGGAGAAGTTTCCTTTTCGGATAAGAAGGGCGGATATGGAAACCTAATCATTCTCGGTCATAGACTCGGCTATGAAACTTTATACGGACATCTGAGTTCTATCTCTGTGCGCCCCGGTGAAAAAGTCCGCAAGGGTCAGAAGATCGGAGAAGTCGGTCAAACCGGAAGAGCCACCGGAAATCATTTGCACTTCGAGGTCCGAAGATTCAATCAGAGACAAAGACCGGTCTTTAAAGATCATGCTTAA